The following are encoded together in the Candidatus Omnitrophota bacterium genome:
- a CDS encoding glycosyltransferase family 2 protein, which yields MIQSKILIIVPAYNESGNIKKVIKELLAQPLNVSIVVVDDGSWDATAKEAKEENISVISLPFNLGIGAAVQTGFQFALREGFDVAVQVDGDGQHDAGYLAAIIDPVIKNQADMVIGSRFLPPNLGYRSSFIRRVGIQFFSHLISSLTGVKVTDPTSGFRAYDQKMIKAFAEHYPYDFPEPEAIVLARQMNARILEVAVRMRKRETGHSSIRYLKTLYYMVKVTCAILLDMVKMKKRIE from the coding sequence ATGATTCAATCCAAAATCCTTATTATCGTTCCTGCTTATAATGAAAGCGGAAATATAAAAAAAGTTATCAAAGAACTTTTAGCACAACCGCTCAATGTTTCCATCGTTGTCGTTGATGATGGGTCTTGGGATGCGACAGCCAAAGAAGCGAAAGAAGAAAATATTTCGGTTATTTCGCTTCCGTTCAACTTAGGGATCGGTGCCGCGGTGCAAACCGGATTTCAATTTGCGCTTCGCGAAGGATTTGATGTGGCGGTTCAGGTGGATGGCGACGGCCAGCACGATGCCGGCTATCTAGCGGCCATTATCGATCCGGTGATAAAAAACCAAGCCGATATGGTTATTGGCAGCCGGTTTTTGCCGCCTAATTTAGGTTATCGTTCTTCCTTTATCCGCAGAGTCGGCATACAGTTCTTTTCTCATCTTATCAGTTCTTTGACCGGTGTAAAAGTGACCGACCCGACATCGGGATTTCGCGCGTATGACCAGAAAATGATCAAGGCCTTTGCCGAACATTATCCATATGATTTTCCCGAACCGGAAGCGATCGTGTTAGCGCGGCAAATGAATGCCAGGATCTTAGAAGTCGCGGTGAGAATGCGCAAGCGTGAAACGGGGCACTCCTCTATCCGTTACTTGAAAACTTTATATTACATGGTCAAGGTAACGTGCGCCATTCTTTTGGATATGGTTAAAATGAAAAAAAGGATTGAATGA
- a CDS encoding NUMOD3 domain-containing DNA-binding protein, with the protein MANYTKGRKLSAATKRKMSLVKIGKRNSFYGKHHTAQARKRISLAAKGKNNPMHGKTHSPEARRKIALAMKRRWVRIGR; encoded by the coding sequence ATGGCGAACTATACGAAGGGAAGAAAGCTGTCCGCTGCAACAAAAAGGAAAATGAGTTTAGTAAAGATAGGGAAAAGAAATTCTTTTTACGGCAAGCATCATACGGCTCAGGCAAGAAAACGCATCAGCCTTGCCGCAAAAGGAAAGAATAATCCCATGCACGGCAAGACGCATAGCCCTGAAGCTAGAAGGAAGATAGCTTTGGCTATGAAGCGTCGCTGGGTTCGCATAGGCCGTTAA
- a CDS encoding S41 family peptidase, whose product MKTQTRVFKFLFLLGVFTIFLLNNPLQKYSAGVSTARAVFAEEETKTAPVSANPHQAYLDFFERVYDMMDKNYYRPVSRQVFDQFVEKFDSAIYAKLAASGKSSDFIRWRSAAFLVENLKSPEDTFSAFFPPKPAKDFEQKVLGERVDLGIEGKAAAEGYIVSRVEPRSDAYLKGLRENDIIFKIAGLDIRTLSEEKINELLNPLMDTLVSLQYKEYATKQEKTVDVLSQEYYKQSVFMVPVDVPGIFCLEIRTFNRKTSEDMLLFLSSIEQQGSLGLILDLRGNPGGPPLAAGEIAGFFLPGGPEIAYFQRKDNPTGMLTAADLPEKYHYKEPIVILVNKESGSASELFSGVLQKFGRAILMGDYTAGKVLLKSMFHFDDESMVLLVTARGHFYDGSEFSFDGLKPDVLTAENDADLARSAAHFLFQKSRLSKEKGQ is encoded by the coding sequence ATGAAAACACAGACCAGGGTTTTTAAGTTTCTTTTTTTATTGGGCGTCTTTACGATTTTCCTTTTGAACAATCCTCTTCAAAAATATTCCGCAGGTGTTTCTACAGCTCGGGCAGTTTTTGCCGAAGAAGAAACAAAAACTGCCCCCGTAAGCGCGAATCCTCATCAGGCATATCTTGATTTCTTTGAGCGTGTTTACGACATGATGGACAAGAATTATTATCGCCCCGTTAGCCGGCAAGTTTTTGATCAGTTTGTCGAGAAATTTGATTCGGCCATTTACGCCAAGCTTGCGGCGAGCGGCAAGTCCAGTGATTTTATCCGGTGGCGCAGCGCGGCTTTTTTAGTAGAAAACCTTAAATCTCCCGAAGATACTTTTTCGGCATTTTTCCCGCCGAAACCGGCAAAAGATTTTGAGCAAAAAGTTTTAGGCGAGCGTGTTGATCTTGGCATTGAAGGAAAAGCGGCCGCCGAAGGTTATATTGTTTCTCGCGTAGAGCCTCGTTCGGATGCGTATCTCAAAGGCTTAAGAGAAAATGATATCATTTTTAAAATTGCCGGTTTGGATATCCGGACATTATCCGAAGAAAAGATCAATGAACTGCTCAATCCTTTAATGGACACGCTGGTCAGCCTTCAATATAAAGAATACGCGACCAAGCAGGAGAAAACCGTTGATGTTTTAAGTCAGGAGTATTACAAGCAGTCGGTTTTTATGGTTCCGGTTGATGTTCCCGGGATTTTTTGTTTAGAAATTCGTACATTCAATCGAAAAACATCCGAAGATATGTTGCTTTTTCTGTCTTCGATCGAACAGCAGGGCAGCTTAGGGCTGATCTTGGACCTACGCGGAAATCCCGGCGGTCCGCCTTTAGCGGCCGGTGAAATTGCCGGATTCTTTTTACCCGGCGGCCCGGAAATTGCTTACTTCCAGAGGAAAGACAATCCGACCGGAATGTTAACGGCGGCTGATCTTCCGGAAAAATATCATTATAAGGAACCCATTGTGATCCTGGTCAACAAAGAAAGCGGCAGCGCGTCCGAGTTGTTTTCCGGTGTTTTGCAAAAGTTCGGCCGGGCAATCTTGATGGGCGACTATACAGCCGGAAAAGTTTTGCTTAAAAGCATGTTCCATTTTGACGATGAATCGATGGTCCTTTTAGTAACAGCCCGCGGTCATTTTTATGATGGGTCGGAATTTAGTTTTGACGGGTTAAAGCCCGATGTTCTGACTGCGGAAAACGATGCTGATCTTGCGCGTTCCGCGGCGCATTTTCTTTTTCAGAAAAGCCGCTTATCTAAAGAAAAAGGACAATAA
- a CDS encoding DUF2304 domain-containing protein → MDIKIFSAIIVVLILGMVIELARREKLSFKYAAGWLTVSVAGVFFIIFDDFLGNIAHWFGFQLTSNFIFFVLLGLFILLSLLLTTFLCQQNNRNDLMAQKIGILELEIARLKEKLQGK, encoded by the coding sequence ATGGACATTAAAATCTTTTCAGCCATTATTGTTGTTTTGATCTTAGGGATGGTCATTGAGCTAGCCCGTCGAGAAAAACTTTCTTTTAAGTATGCGGCAGGATGGTTAACGGTTTCGGTCGCGGGAGTATTTTTTATCATTTTTGATGATTTTTTAGGGAACATTGCTCATTGGTTTGGCTTTCAGTTGACGAGCAATTTTATTTTCTTTGTTTTGCTGGGGCTTTTTATTTTGCTGAGCCTTCTGCTGACAACGTTTCTTTGCCAGCAAAATAATCGCAATGACCTTATGGCGCAAAAGATCGGCATTCTAGAGTTAGAAATTGCGCGCTTAAAAGAAAAACTTCAAGGTAAGTAA
- a CDS encoding class I SAM-dependent methyltransferase, whose product MANPQSGDWEQFWKTTNHYTAPKISWSKKRVLDVIKPYVVAGKNALDAGCGSGFFAKHFYDAAMATTALDYSPKALEITRQLTGGRVKIIQEDLLKPHLSSRISERFDLIFSDGLFEHFLPGEQDVIMKNFISLLNPNGVVVTFVPNRFSPWEIIRPFFMPGIDETPFVPRGLASLNERNGLKILGSGGVNVLPFFVSPEKFLGKYFGMLLYTISCRNV is encoded by the coding sequence ATGGCAAATCCGCAAAGCGGTGATTGGGAACAATTTTGGAAGACAACAAATCATTACACCGCGCCTAAAATAAGCTGGTCCAAAAAACGCGTTCTCGACGTTATAAAGCCTTATGTTGTTGCCGGAAAAAATGCCCTAGATGCCGGTTGCGGCAGCGGGTTTTTTGCGAAACACTTTTATGATGCCGCAATGGCGACAACCGCCTTGGATTATTCTCCCAAGGCTTTAGAAATAACGCGGCAACTGACTGGCGGTCGTGTTAAGATCATCCAAGAGGATTTGTTGAAGCCTCATTTATCGTCGAGAATTTCGGAGCGTTTTGACCTAATTTTTTCGGACGGACTTTTTGAACATTTCTTGCCAGGTGAGCAAGATGTCATTATGAAAAATTTTATAAGCCTTTTAAATCCCAATGGTGTCGTTGTGACCTTTGTTCCAAACCGTTTTTCCCCTTGGGAGATCATCCGCCCATTTTTTATGCCCGGAATTGACGAAACTCCTTTTGTCCCAAGAGGTTTAGCGTCTCTTAATGAAAGAAACGGCCTTAAAATCTTAGGTTCTGGCGGTGTTAATGTTCTTCCTTTTTTTGTTTCTCCGGAGAAGTTTTTAGGAAAATATTTCGGAATGCTGCTCTATACAATTTCTTGCCGCAATGTCTAA
- a CDS encoding F0F1 ATP synthase subunit delta codes for MIALVILKIVLIQVVVIAFIIFALKKILDRQLIEFAVHKVELTPAEELGAGLKEVIIITADGKFQELSQKKILHAISKKLNRVVALNIQQDKTIRGGAIIKVNKTVIDCSLTSRLKESGLLR; via the coding sequence ATGATCGCACTCGTTATTTTAAAGATCGTCTTAATTCAAGTTGTTGTCATTGCTTTTATTATTTTTGCGCTAAAAAAGATCTTGGACCGCCAATTGATCGAATTTGCCGTTCATAAAGTTGAACTGACGCCGGCGGAAGAGCTAGGGGCAGGCCTTAAAGAAGTTATTATTATTACAGCCGATGGCAAATTTCAGGAATTATCCCAAAAAAAGATCCTGCATGCTATTTCCAAGAAGTTAAATCGGGTCGTCGCTTTAAATATTCAGCAAGACAAAACGATCAGAGGCGGCGCGATCATTAAAGTTAATAAAACGGTCATTGATTGTAGTCTAACCAGTCGCCTTAAAGAAAGCGGCTTACTGCGGTAA